The window CGACTAAATATGGAGAACCCTCCACACTCTAACTCTAGCAGATCCAAAACTCTACTATCCCAACAAATCAAAATGCCTCTTGATGCTCCTCTTGCATCAACTACACCCCAGCTCAAAAACCTTCCGACACCCAAGCTTCTTACCACCTTCAATGACAACTCTTGCACCTTAATCTCAAGAAAGCAAATCAGATCTGCCTTCTGGGTCCTAACCACAAACTTGATCAACTTCCTTTTCTCACCATCGTTGAGCCCTCTTACATTCTATGAAAGGATTTTAATCTTCATCAATCAACAGGAACTAGTTCCTAATTGTTCTCGCCACTCCTAGATGAGAGAAAAGAACCTCCATAACTAACCGAACAATCCAATCTCCTTAGCTTCCTTTTGAAATGAGAAGATGACAAAGGTTTCTTCCTCCGCCCTTTACTTGGGGTCCCACATTGAGCCTTCTTCCTTAACTTTCTCAACAAAGACCAGATTTCTTCTTCAAACCCTCAATTTGCATTCCCAAAAATCTGCTAAATTCAGTAAGCTTGGTGAAGTCTTTGTTTGAAAGGGGATCCTCACCAACCAGGCCGCCGGAACTCCCCTCTTAGTTGAGACTGAAGCTGCGTTACCCCCCAACACAACCCTACTTTCTTGAATGGGAGAAAAATTCTTTGGGAAGACAGCTGCTGAACCGTCTTGAAAAACCATTGACAGAGGCCCCTTCACTGTGTCAGCCACAATTTCTGATGCTCCCCCTCCCGGCTCAGAAAAAACTTCCCCTCCCTGCTCAATACCCATGGTCCTTCTGCAGTCTCCACAGAAGGTCCTCTAAATGGAGGTTGTTGATTTGACCCAACAGTCTCCATTGTACCATTCCGGTAGATTGACCCTATTCAAAAGAAGATGATAATATAAACCCTTCATCATTTGGGGAAGGAAAGGAAAACCCATACTAGATAGGTGGAGTTCTTATACAGTCTTGTAAGttgtaatgaaaaaaaaaagggcaattTAAGGCTGCTGGTGATTGTGCAGTTAAACAATGATATAGTGTACTGGATGAAGATGAGTAGAAGTTGTGGAGAGCTTTTTAAATGTTAAGAGTACAAAAGGAGCTTTGAGATTATAGAATGAAGATTTTTGAAAATCCTAATATTCTcttattcatttttctattttcttgttgTCTCTTGCTGTCTTTCTCTCAATTTTAATAatcttcatttttcaaaaaactttaGTCCCttacttttttctcttttttttgttaaaaagatATGGCCAGGATTTTGGAACAGATatcaaaatcttgaaaattctgGTACTTAAATTTATGGCACCTGTTGAGACTTGGACCTACACATGGATGGATTCTGGTTATTGGATTCCTAATGCCTTGATATTCACCCTACCAATGACCCACAAATTGGGGGTTCTCAAATTCTTCTGATGCTTCCAATAAAAGCAACTTACAATAGAAGTTCTTTCTAGATTCTGTTAGCTCTTGCATTCTCTACTGTTTTACATAACTGCTTTTCGTCTCAAGTGCTTCCTTACGAGGATTTTCTGTTTGTCCATTGCACTTCCAGGCTGTGAAGACTCTTGCCAAAAGTCCTGTATTTGCAAGAGATCCTAGGCACCTCCAATTTGAGGCAGACATTAATCGCCTCTTTCTTTATACAAGGTTAGCAGCATTTTGTAAGTTGACATTGAAATGCAACTTGCCCAATTGAGCAATTATCGCGTGCAtcatataaacttttatttgTGTTGTTGCCCTTTTCTTGGTGCACAAATTTGTTTAAGAGGACCATCTGATTTGTTGAACAATCTTAGGTGATATACTATCCAAATAAGATCCCTGTTTTCTTTTATAACCTTATGCAGTGTAACCATGTGACTGATGATTGGTTTATTTCATAGTTACAGGAATCTCTTATAGTGGACGCTTTGAGTCTGAAAAGACACTAATTTTCTTACTACGAAGCATGTAAAATTTGTGGTCCttcaatcaaaatttcaattgtaGCATGATTAAACATTGAATTTGGGGCAAGTTGGGTAATTAAGAAACTGAAAAGGtttttaaatggaaagaatTATAATGTAAAAAgttataattttgtaattactaGTTAGTGTAGAAAGTTCcaggaaaaataatttattattcttCACTTGCTCAAAGCTTAAGTAATAAAATTCCAGATTCCTCTTTATAAATGGTTTCTATCTATCTATTAGTACTTATTAATCTATAGTGATAGAAACTTTAGTTCTTTGTTTGTAGTAGAGACTGCATAAGGTTGTTTAGAATCTTTAGATGCTTCCTATATGCCACTAACTTTTGTATCCTCTGAAGTCTGTAGATTGGATCTTCTGTAGTCTGGCCTCTGAATCAACTTCTTTACTTGCTTTGACTTCATGCTTCTGACTTAGAGCACATTTTTTTCTGTTTATATTTTCTTGAGCCAAGTTAATTGATCttggaaaaaaatgacattATATTTTCTGAAAGTGTTATAAAAACATGCCTTTGCCATTTGGTTCCAGAGAGCATATTGTGGAGGATAATTTATGGTGATTGAGCATTAATAGTTTTTTAACCATTTATAAGCTAAATACAGGGCCCTGGATTCATTATATGGGCATGTTATAATCTTGTTCTGTGGTTCCTAGACTGGGCTTTTAGCCCAATTCACCTTACTGGCACAAAATGATACGATGAAGGGAGTGTTATGGGTAGGATATGGTGGatagaaacaagaaaaaaggcaGAACAATACACTCATTGATGATGGATTCAATGGAGGAGGGGGGTAGGGGCAGAGAGAAGGGAGATTCTCCAGGGAGGAGGATGGGGAGCAAGAGGAGGGAGAGATAGAGAGAGGAGGAGGTGGCCAGATTGAACTCCTTTGAAGCACTAATATGATTGGGAATGTATAACCCTATCAGTAAGATTTTTTTACCATCTTATTTTGAAATCTTAATGAGCCAACAAAATGAAAGAACAAAGGATCATATATAATCAGGGAGATAGAAAAATCAAAGAGTTTGGTTAGACTTCTGACATTCTTAGGTTCTGTTTTCAACATCATGTTTTAAAGAGTGTTAACTTCTGTGAAGAGCTTCCATTCCCATTGGAACATTGTTTGAATGGAAGTAGAAATTAGAACATAGGCATAACTATATTTATTTACTGGTGGACTTTAACATAAATATCACTGCAATTGAAGTTCAAAACCATGTCCAATATTCCATGTATGGATTTTATGTTCAGTGCACCATATCTACCATGTGGCTTTATATGACTTCAATGCAACCTTTTTTGTACAGGTGTTTTCATTTCATTGCTCATCTTTAATTTTTCCTTCGTAAAATGTGAATTCTCAGCTATAATCGTTTAGGACGAAATGCTGATGAAGCAGATGCAGAGAATATCATTGACATGGCTGGCAAAGCCTCCCTTGCAGATCAACAGAAGCAAGTCCAAGAAAATATTCACTCTCAAATCAAAACCTTCTGCAATACTCTAGATGGTGTTCTTCTTCCTGATTCAAAAAACATGAATGAATTGCCAGAATCATGTCCACAAACAAAAGCTACTCCTCGCCGCAGTGGCCTTAGTTTTGCTGTTGGCAGAGATGGCCCACCTAGTGACAATTCTGGTGAGTATTTATCTGCAACCCTATCTATCTATTGTGTAGAAACCTTTTTCAAGACTGTATTATAAGAGGGTATATATTCACTTGATGCACAATTTTACATGCTATGTATAAAGATGCACctgaagggaaaaaaaggaaaaaaaataatggttaaAAGAAATGCAACACTGAAAAGCGCATCACTTACCACCTTTCATCAATAAATTGCAAGAAAGATCCCCCAGAAACCATGTTAGTTCATCATTCATATATATAAGGGCGACAACACAATCTCCTTTATCTCCTATCTGtcatttctttgcttttgaATGTTTTTCTCTTACATTTCTTTTCACAATTCCCAATATATGTTCTTCTGTTACATTCTTTCCAAAATCACATTTGTTGCAAGAACTCATAGATTTGGAGACAGAGGGAGTCTGCTGTCTTGacaactatttaaaaaatgagttaagTGATGCCTTGGTTGAGATTTTTCACATTCTTAATGAGACACAAGACCATTGCCAACAAATAATGAGTATATCTGGGAGGAGAATGGTGCAGATGGATTGTTGGCACCACAGGAAAGGTGGGATAAGAAATGAACTATTCTTGAGAAGCTACTGTTAGCACCAGTTACAAACAAAATGGGGAAAAATCGTATAAGATGGTGGGATCATCTGCAATAAGGACTAATGAGCACCAGTTAGAACTAAAGTGGAAGGCGCAATAGCGTGTGGATCAATAGAGGATACATAGTGGCCAATGACTAATAGACATATGGCCCTAGATAGAGATAAATAGTGAACATGACTTGCATATCCATGATCATGTAGTTGGGATAAGGCTTTTTAGAATATAAAATGCGGATAAATTCAATCACATTGCCTTGAAGTTTCATCAATGAAGTTAAAATTTAGGAGGATGCATGTTAAGAGAAGCATCAAATTAAATTTGGTGGTGGATGAGGGGTAGAATAGGATTCATTCATAGAAATTGGACAAAAGTCAGCCTAGGTGGTTCTTGGAGAGTTCATGAAGTTTATTGTTGAGCATGAAATTCTTAAAACTGAGTGTTTTTTAATAGATTGAAAGGAAGAGTAATATTTTCAGAAGCCCCCCTTAACCTTAAGTTGTAATGATTGTAATGATGGGCccctttttttactttttttttttaggtgggGGGGAGGTGTTTCAACTCTGCGCTAGATTATGGTTTTGCGTTAATAtgccaatgaaaaaaaatggactGATTTAGTCTCCCCCGCATTTCTAATCATGTGCTTAATCAATCAAATCTTATAGATTGGATGTTCTAAAAGTGTAGTCTAAATTAGATTACTGTCCATGCTGTCTTTATTGTATtagtaaaaatttaatttaattttatatatttaacatCTATATGTACAATGATCATTTTTATTCTGAattatttcaatcattttaactctctctatctctctctctctttgtctcTCGTTAAGTCTATATCACTGATCCTCTGGCTGCTAAGCTCtgtagacaaataaatgattttgtGCAGCAAGCACCAAGCTGTTCTTTCTCTCTGAGAGACCCAGGATATAATTGTGGCTAAATCATGTTCCCCTAGACGGTTCTttgtgcatgtgtgtgtgtgtgtgtttgatCCTCTAGCGCTAAGTGGTTACAGTGTGGTGTCCTCAAAAAGGAGCATCCAGGCTCTGTAATGCCTAGATGATTTCCAATGAAACTTAATCTCAATCTCAAGCATCTCTCTTTCTATTGCGCTCTCATTGACTATCTAGCCAAGTGGTTAGCTGAGATTGGTGTCCTCAAAAAGGAGCATCCATGCTCCGTAGACGACTCTACTAGAAGGTAATGAAACCCAAAGAAGTGGTTAGCTGAGTGTGGCGTTCTCAAAAAGGAGCATCTATGCTCTGTAGACAACTCTACTAGAGGGTAATGAAACTCAAAGAAGTTGCCTGGATCAATCCCTCCAACAAAACTTCCACCTCGAACTCAATCaatccctctctctctctctctcacacacacacacacacagatacATTTAGTGCTAAGTGGTTGGCTGAGTGTGGTGTCCTCGAAAAGGAGGATCCGTGCTCTGTAGACAAATCAATGATTCTGTGAGCAAGCAGTCTAAGCTTCCAAGGCCATCTTTTTCTCTGAGAGACCCAGGATATCATTGGGGCTAAATCATGCTCCACTAGGAGGTTATGAAACCCAAAGAAGTTGCCGGGATCAATCCTTCCAACAATCCTCAACTTCTATAGCCATTCCTTTCCAGTAGACTTGAAATAAGCTCCACATCACAAAACACAAGAAAATACCTAATTCACACTGGTTGCCCAGTGAACGAACACCCATCAAACTTCAATTTCAGGCTGCCAAATGGTGGGGGACCTTCCGCAgctattcaaattttttaactttgatttcaaatcatcaattttaaaagtatttctaaGTAAACACTATAATAGTAGGCAAAAAAATTTTCATGGGTGGTGTAAGTGGTTATAAATTTTCTAGAACCTGAGTGTCTTATGGCTCTCTAACTCAACTTTCTTAGTTCTAAGCTGAATCAGGTGTGTCCTATGGAAGTGGAAGATTATGAAAAAGATATTTATCATTTTGACCAGTTTATTTTATTCGATCATGTGGAGTTTCCATCCCAAATGATTAGAAAAGGAACTTTTTATCATGGAATCTGATTACTGATAAATTTCAGCACAGCTGTTCCTCAGACGAAGCCATTAAAACGTGCTGAGTTGTCACAGAGCTTGAAGGATCTCATAGGCTACACCCTTGATCTCAAACCATCTCAAATTCCCCACAAGGATGCTGGCCAAGGTTTATTCTTAGATGGTGAAGCTGATGTTGGTGCTGTGGTAGCATTATACCCTGGTGTCATATACTTTCCTGCTTATTACCAGTATATTCCTGGATACCCGAGGGTTGATGCACACAATCCTTACTTGATCACAAGGTATGATGGGACTGTGATCAATGCCCAGCCTTGGGGTGTGGGGGGTGAAACCCGTGAATTATGGGACGGGTTCAGTGTTACTGAAGTCAGTGCCAATATGCAAGGTGATGAGAAAGGCTCAGACCGTATCTGGAAACTACTGAGTAAGCCTATGGAAGCCAAGCACG of the Vitis vinifera cultivar Pinot Noir 40024 chromosome 10, ASM3070453v1 genome contains:
- the LOC100251105 gene encoding uncharacterized protein LOC100251105, which produces MAFLFQKFQEAVKTLAKSPVFARDPRHLQFEADINRLFLYTSYNRLGRNADEADAENIIDMAGKASLADQQKQVQENIHSQIKTFCNTLDGVLLPDSKNMNELPESCPQTKATPRRSGLSFAVGRDGPPSDNSAVPQTKPLKRAELSQSLKDLIGYTLDLKPSQIPHKDAGQGLFLDGEADVGAVVALYPGVIYFPAYYQYIPGYPRVDAHNPYLITRYDGTVINAQPWGVGGETRELWDGFSVTEVSANMQGDEKGSDRIWKLLSKPMEAKHGGSGCDVLERRNPLAFAHFANHPSKGMSPNVMVCPYDFPLTEQDMRAYIPNVLFGSSKEVKMKRLGSFWFKSGSSNKSELDAHVPVLKTLVLVATRALCDEEVLLNYRLSNSKRRPAWYTPVDEEEDRRRWS